A window of the Streptomyces sp. NBC_00454 genome harbors these coding sequences:
- a CDS encoding class I SAM-dependent methyltransferase produces MERLTDLPEVLAQPADPALANDYDSFAEAYSVENENSLVNSYYERPAMLALAGDVAGRQVLDAGCGSGPLSAALRDRGAVVTGIDASARMLALARRRLGDDVALYAVDLNDPLPFDDDAFDDVVASLVLHYLEDWGPALAELRRVIRPGGRLIASVDHPFVAYTIKDPRPDYFTTTSYTFDWTFNGQSAPMRFWRKPLHAMTEAFTTAGFRLSVISEPQPDPAARELFPDDFHTLSTKPCFLFFILEVPPLAAGSGQ; encoded by the coding sequence ATGGAACGCTTAACCGACCTGCCAGAAGTTCTCGCCCAGCCCGCAGACCCGGCTCTGGCGAACGACTACGACAGTTTCGCCGAGGCCTACTCGGTGGAGAACGAGAACAGTCTGGTGAACTCGTACTACGAGCGGCCCGCGATGCTGGCCCTCGCAGGAGACGTGGCCGGCCGTCAGGTCCTGGACGCCGGTTGCGGCTCGGGCCCGCTGTCCGCCGCGCTACGTGACCGCGGCGCGGTCGTCACCGGCATAGACGCCAGCGCCAGGATGCTGGCGTTGGCGAGACGGCGGCTGGGCGATGACGTCGCCCTGTACGCGGTCGACCTGAACGACCCCCTGCCGTTCGACGATGATGCGTTCGACGACGTGGTCGCGTCGCTGGTCCTGCACTACCTCGAGGACTGGGGGCCGGCACTGGCCGAGTTGCGGCGCGTGATCAGGCCCGGCGGCCGACTGATTGCGTCGGTGGACCACCCTTTCGTGGCCTACACGATCAAGGATCCCCGGCCCGACTACTTCACTACCACCAGCTATACCTTCGACTGGACATTCAACGGGCAGTCCGCCCCGATGAGGTTCTGGCGCAAGCCACTGCACGCGATGACCGAGGCCTTCACCACCGCCGGCTTCCGCCTTTCCGTCATCAGCGAGCCGCAACCAGACCCAGCCGCCCGTGAGCTGTTCCCCGACGACTTCCACACCCTTTCGACCAAACCCTGCTTCCTCTTCTTCATCCTTGAAGTACCACCCTTGGCTGCGGGCTCGGGCCAGTAG
- a CDS encoding discoidin domain-containing protein, whose translation MITNTTETTTSGAELDSDTAANWDTVSAVPGRAYGDVAASVDVSITGVNADGGETNWAGLTVHTQNPTDRQAGYLVGLRNNGEVFVDRSAATIAKAKVPGYTAGQTVILRAVTRGSTLKVYAGSTELISLTDASYPVGNVGLATGAASAWFDNVRLNPGTNPVEGAAVTASSSYENDGWSKNALTDGRRSLPTGTNGWSSIDNLSVDHTESVTAGLGAARRISRLDLFGRADGANTGLGFPVDFTVQVSSDNATWTTVADKHDYPRPGAGAQTFPFTPTTARYVKVTGTKLSADQFGDRYMQLGEIAVG comes from the coding sequence GTGATCACGAACACCACCGAGACCACCACCTCGGGCGCGGAGCTCGACAGCGACACCGCCGCCAACTGGGACACGGTCTCCGCGGTGCCCGGCCGCGCCTACGGGGACGTCGCCGCCTCCGTGGACGTCAGCATCACCGGGGTCAACGCAGACGGCGGGGAAACCAACTGGGCGGGCCTGACCGTCCACACCCAGAACCCCACCGACCGGCAGGCCGGCTACCTGGTGGGCCTGCGCAACAACGGCGAGGTCTTCGTCGACCGCAGCGCCGCCACCATCGCCAAGGCGAAGGTGCCCGGGTACACCGCCGGCCAGACGGTCATCCTGAGGGCCGTCACCCGCGGCTCCACCCTCAAGGTGTACGCCGGATCGACGGAGCTGATCTCCCTCACCGACGCGAGCTACCCGGTCGGCAACGTCGGTCTCGCCACCGGCGCGGCGAGCGCCTGGTTCGACAACGTACGCCTCAACCCGGGCACCAACCCCGTCGAGGGCGCCGCTGTCACCGCCTCCAGCAGCTACGAGAACGACGGCTGGAGCAAGAACGCCCTGACCGACGGCCGGCGCTCCCTGCCCACCGGCACCAACGGCTGGAGCAGCATCGACAACCTGTCCGTCGACCACACCGAGTCCGTGACGGCGGGCCTCGGCGCCGCGCGCCGGATCAGCCGCCTGGACCTCTTCGGCCGGGCCGACGGCGCCAACACCGGGCTCGGCTTCCCGGTCGACTTCACCGTCCAGGTGTCGTCCGACAACGCCACCTGGACCACCGTCGCCGACAAGCACGACTACCCGCGCCCCGGCGCAGGAGCCCAGACCTTCCCATTCACGCCGACCACGGCCCGCTACGTGAAGGTCACCGGCACCAAACTGAGCGCCGACCAGTTCGGCGACCGCTACATGCAACTCGGCGAGATCGCCGTCGGCTGA
- a CDS encoding aryl-sulfate sulfotransferase, with protein MTVDQNTLRRRGVGLIAHDPVRSYGGLTLYTPITSSGEIHLVDIEGRPVHTWSSPHPPGRQAQLLPGGNLFYAAKDTSSPTLFPIWDVYHGGIFQELAPDSTVLREVRHPFHHHDASLLRNGNLIVTVVEPLDPADAARIRGGIPGSEAPGGVIYGDVVYELTWDGEQVWRWAAIEHLDPEEFPLNAHFAREHWPMANTVNERADGSIVVGFRSASSTVAIDRTDGSVVWHIGPDVLAQQHHPHELAGGNILVFDNGTYRDTTSVPYSRVLELDPSTGKEVWSYEDNPPQNFYSPYMSSAQRLPNGNTFIAEGSFGRLFEVTPAGDVVWEFVVPQFRSFGEGVGLESSAGAQNSVFRAYRYSADQFPWL; from the coding sequence ATGACCGTCGACCAGAACACGCTGCGCCGCCGAGGCGTCGGCCTGATCGCCCATGACCCCGTCCGCAGTTACGGCGGCCTCACCCTCTACACACCCATCACCAGCTCAGGCGAGATCCACCTCGTCGACATCGAGGGCCGTCCGGTCCACACCTGGAGCTCCCCGCACCCGCCCGGCCGTCAGGCGCAGCTCCTCCCCGGCGGCAACCTCTTCTACGCGGCCAAGGACACCAGCAGCCCGACCCTCTTCCCCATCTGGGACGTCTACCACGGCGGCATCTTCCAGGAGCTGGCCCCGGACTCCACGGTCCTGCGCGAGGTCCGGCACCCCTTCCACCACCACGACGCCTCCCTCCTGCGCAACGGCAACCTCATCGTCACCGTCGTCGAACCGCTCGACCCGGCCGACGCGGCCCGTATCCGGGGCGGCATCCCCGGCTCGGAGGCCCCGGGCGGGGTGATCTACGGGGACGTGGTGTACGAGCTGACCTGGGATGGCGAGCAGGTGTGGCGCTGGGCCGCGATCGAACACCTCGACCCCGAGGAATTCCCGCTCAACGCCCACTTCGCGCGTGAGCACTGGCCGATGGCCAACACCGTCAACGAACGCGCCGACGGCTCGATCGTCGTGGGCTTCCGCAGCGCGTCCTCCACCGTGGCCATCGACCGCACCGACGGTTCGGTGGTGTGGCACATCGGCCCCGACGTCCTGGCGCAGCAGCACCATCCGCACGAGCTGGCGGGCGGGAACATCCTGGTCTTCGACAACGGCACCTACCGCGACACCACGTCCGTACCGTATTCGCGGGTGCTGGAGCTCGACCCGAGCACGGGCAAGGAGGTGTGGTCGTACGAGGACAACCCGCCACAGAACTTCTACAGCCCCTACATGTCCAGCGCGCAACGGCTCCCCAACGGCAATACCTTCATCGCCGAGGGCTCCTTCGGACGGCTCTTCGAGGTCACCCCCGCCGGTGACGTGGTCTGGGAGTTCGTGGTCCCGCAGTTCCGGTCCTTCGGGGAGGGTGTCGGCCTGGAATCCTCGGCCGGCGCCCAGAACTCCGTCTTCCGCGCCTACCGGTACTCCGCCGACCAGTTCCCCTGGCTATGA
- a CDS encoding ABC transporter substrate-binding protein produces the protein MLRPRAAAALLTAALLCALTSACSAGSGSGSAAGARPAVSLAASDYLGGAPVYVAQEHGLWSAEGIEATVTTQPTGRDSLNAVLGGQAQLGVVGDLPAVTAALGGRELRIVADLSRFDDWRLLTRTDRQITDFAALKGRKVGVPQGTNVEYALSRMLASAQLTAADVTVVNLAPNQVTSALARGDVDAGVTFPSFYGAARTTLGDRYAELRFTGYTARTLLVAGPKATEATTTAVLRALLKAQREIAADPTAARKAVLAQSKGALQADHVDAFQPRYGYGATLSPELLSQLEQEAAWAKATQSLPGALDRAALLRYLQAEPLTAVDPAAVTVH, from the coding sequence ATGCTCAGACCCCGTGCAGCGGCCGCACTGTTGACGGCAGCCCTGCTCTGCGCACTCACCTCGGCCTGCAGTGCCGGATCCGGCTCCGGTTCCGCGGCCGGCGCTCGCCCAGCCGTTTCCCTCGCGGCCAGCGACTACCTCGGCGGGGCGCCCGTCTACGTCGCCCAGGAGCACGGGCTGTGGTCCGCCGAGGGCATCGAAGCCACCGTGACCACCCAGCCCACGGGCAGGGACTCACTGAACGCCGTACTCGGCGGTCAGGCACAGCTCGGCGTCGTGGGTGACCTGCCTGCGGTGACGGCCGCGCTGGGCGGGCGCGAGCTACGGATCGTCGCCGACCTGTCCCGGTTCGACGACTGGCGCCTGCTGACCCGGACCGACCGGCAGATCACCGACTTCGCCGCGCTGAAGGGCCGCAAGGTCGGCGTCCCGCAAGGCACGAACGTCGAGTACGCGCTGTCGCGGATGCTCGCCTCCGCACAGCTGACGGCCGCAGACGTGACCGTGGTCAACCTCGCCCCGAACCAAGTGACTTCGGCGCTAGCCCGGGGGGACGTGGACGCCGGCGTCACCTTCCCCAGCTTCTACGGCGCCGCCCGCACGACCCTCGGTGACCGCTACGCCGAGCTCCGCTTCACCGGCTACACGGCACGGACCCTGCTCGTCGCCGGCCCGAAGGCAACCGAGGCGACCACCACGGCCGTCCTGCGGGCGCTGCTGAAGGCGCAGCGCGAGATCGCGGCCGACCCGACGGCCGCGCGGAAGGCCGTACTGGCCCAGTCCAAGGGCGCGCTCCAGGCCGACCACGTGGACGCCTTCCAGCCCCGCTACGGCTACGGCGCGACCCTTTCGCCCGAGCTGCTGAGCCAGTTGGAGCAGGAGGCCGCCTGGGCCAAGGCCACCCAGAGCCTGCCGGGCGCCCTCGACAGGGCCGCGCTGCTGCGGTACCTGCAGGCCGAGCCCCTCACGGCCGTCGACCCCGCCGCCGTCACCGTCCACTGA
- a CDS encoding ABC transporter ATP-binding protein: MSLGVRLEGLSVRYGAAPVLERTDLELPAGSFTALLGPSGCGKSTILNLVAGFARPTEGRVTAGSAPVRGPGPERGVVFQHYALFPWRTARGNVEFALKRLGLPRPERRRRALAALAEVGLADGSEKYPAQLSGGMQQRVALARALAAEPEVLLMDEPFGALDALTRTRMQILLRELWQRRGTTVLFVTHDIDEALALAERVVVLGGTPGRVLADHAVPAGPPDPALRSLIAGHLGVG, from the coding sequence ATGAGCCTCGGTGTACGACTGGAGGGGCTGTCGGTCCGCTACGGGGCCGCCCCGGTCCTGGAGCGCACCGACCTGGAGCTCCCCGCGGGCTCGTTCACGGCGCTGCTGGGGCCCAGCGGGTGCGGCAAGTCCACGATCCTCAACCTGGTGGCCGGGTTCGCGCGCCCCACCGAAGGCCGGGTGACGGCGGGTTCCGCACCCGTACGCGGACCCGGCCCGGAGCGGGGCGTGGTCTTCCAGCACTACGCGCTCTTCCCCTGGCGCACCGCCCGCGGCAACGTCGAGTTCGCCCTCAAGCGGCTCGGCCTGCCGCGCCCGGAGCGTCGCAGGCGGGCCCTCGCGGCGCTGGCCGAGGTGGGGCTCGCGGACGGGTCCGAGAAGTACCCGGCGCAGCTGTCCGGAGGCATGCAGCAACGCGTGGCACTGGCCCGGGCGCTGGCCGCGGAGCCCGAAGTGCTGCTGATGGACGAGCCGTTCGGAGCGCTGGACGCACTGACCCGGACCCGGATGCAGATCCTGCTGCGGGAGCTGTGGCAGCGCCGCGGCACCACCGTCCTGTTCGTCACGCACGACATCGACGAGGCACTGGCCCTCGCCGAACGGGTCGTCGTCCTCGGCGGAACTCCGGGGCGCGTCCTGGCCGACCACGCCGTGCCCGCCGGGCCTCCCGACCCCGCCCTGCGCTCACTGATCGCAGGCCACCTCGGCGTGGGCTGA
- a CDS encoding ABC transporter permease — protein MPATPSPPGRALRGLGPALGAAGAVLALWHLLARSGAVAPGLLPTPGETMAALVVSARSGMLAADLGASLVRAGQGFALGALAGSALGFATGYLPRLSAAVTPVVSFLRPIPAIALVPLATAWFGIGETAKRLLIAYAVLLAVWLYVHDGVSRVPVSHLRAARSLGAPLHRRFTEVLLPAAAPALLAALRYGASVALLALVAAELGGADSGLAYRLQVDGQFLRVDRMFAGLLVLGLLGVAVDLVLAAVGRRFVHWSTS, from the coding sequence GTGCCCGCCACCCCCTCACCGCCCGGCCGGGCCCTGCGCGGGCTCGGACCGGCCCTGGGCGCGGCAGGCGCCGTGCTCGCACTGTGGCACCTGCTCGCCCGGTCCGGTGCCGTGGCACCGGGGCTGCTGCCCACCCCGGGCGAGACCATGGCCGCGCTCGTGGTCAGCGCCCGCAGTGGCATGCTGGCCGCCGATCTCGGCGCGAGCCTGGTCCGTGCCGGGCAGGGTTTCGCGCTGGGCGCCCTCGCCGGCAGCGCGCTGGGCTTCGCCACCGGCTACTTGCCGAGGCTGTCCGCCGCCGTCACCCCGGTGGTCTCCTTCCTGCGCCCGATCCCCGCCATCGCACTGGTGCCGCTCGCGACCGCCTGGTTCGGCATCGGGGAGACCGCGAAGCGCCTGCTCATCGCGTACGCCGTGCTGCTCGCCGTCTGGCTTTACGTCCACGACGGGGTCTCCCGGGTACCGGTGTCCCACCTGAGGGCGGCCCGGTCGCTGGGGGCGCCGCTGCACCGGCGGTTCACCGAGGTGCTGCTGCCCGCCGCCGCGCCCGCGCTGCTCGCCGCGTTGCGGTACGGAGCTTCGGTCGCGCTGCTCGCCCTGGTGGCGGCGGAACTGGGCGGCGCGGACAGCGGGCTGGCGTACCGACTTCAGGTGGACGGACAGTTCCTGCGGGTGGACAGGATGTTCGCGGGGCTGCTCGTGCTGGGCCTGCTCGGGGTGGCCGTCGACCTCGTACTGGCCGCGGTCGGCCGCCGGTTCGTGCACTGGAGCACCTCATGA
- a CDS encoding helix-turn-helix domain-containing protein: MSRPEPTPEAIEVGRVIRACRRERGVSMAVLATRSGLSQPFLSQLERGLATPSLSSIYRIAEALDVAPGTFLRPPARPGAVSHESDPQVIRVNEAAGQTAQVLIPGGRSALMEAYEHRFEPGQGERGWFEHPGEDFLYVLEGEIALEVEGEEPLILRAGQSAHHPGQVRHRCRLTGPVAARTLLVIASA, encoded by the coding sequence GTGTCTCGACCCGAACCCACACCGGAGGCGATCGAGGTCGGACGGGTGATCCGGGCCTGCCGCAGAGAGCGCGGCGTCTCCATGGCCGTCCTCGCCACCCGTTCCGGGCTCTCCCAGCCGTTCCTCAGCCAGCTCGAACGCGGCCTCGCCACTCCCAGCCTGAGCTCGATCTACCGGATCGCGGAAGCCCTGGACGTCGCCCCGGGCACCTTCCTGCGACCACCCGCGCGACCGGGCGCGGTCAGCCACGAGAGCGACCCGCAGGTGATCCGCGTGAACGAGGCCGCAGGGCAGACCGCACAGGTCCTCATCCCCGGCGGCCGCAGCGCACTGATGGAGGCCTACGAGCACCGCTTCGAGCCCGGCCAGGGCGAGCGCGGCTGGTTCGAGCACCCTGGCGAGGACTTCCTCTACGTCCTGGAAGGCGAGATCGCCCTGGAGGTCGAGGGCGAGGAACCGCTGATCCTGCGCGCCGGACAGAGCGCCCACCACCCGGGCCAGGTCCGGCACCGGTGCCGCCTGACGGGGCCGGTCGCCGCCCGCACCTTGCTGGTCATCGCGAGCGCCTGA
- a CDS encoding SDR family oxidoreductase encodes MTTSQKTALITGANKGIGKETARRLAALGITVLIGARNTERGEAAAEELCSGGADVRFVPLDVTDETSVQAAAKHIDATFGRLDILVNNAAIATGPQKPSETTAATLRQVYETNVFGVIAVTHAMLPLLRRSAAARIVNMSSELGSLTHQADPGSPWSAYTSILLPYCTSKSALNAITVLYANELRAEGILVNAVSPGYCATDLNRHTGIRTPEEGAAVAVALATAGEDGPTGALLAEDGPIPW; translated from the coding sequence ATGACGACTTCGCAGAAGACTGCTCTGATCACCGGCGCGAACAAGGGAATCGGCAAGGAAACGGCGCGCAGGCTCGCAGCCCTCGGCATCACCGTGCTGATCGGCGCCCGCAACACCGAGCGTGGCGAGGCGGCGGCCGAGGAGCTTTGCTCGGGCGGCGCCGACGTACGGTTCGTACCGCTGGACGTCACCGACGAGACCTCGGTCCAGGCCGCCGCCAAGCACATCGACGCCACGTTCGGCCGCCTCGACATCCTCGTCAACAACGCCGCGATCGCCACCGGACCGCAAAAGCCGAGTGAAACCACCGCCGCCACCCTCCGGCAGGTCTACGAGACCAACGTGTTCGGCGTCATCGCGGTGACCCACGCCATGCTCCCCCTGCTACGCCGCTCCGCCGCCGCACGCATCGTCAACATGTCCAGCGAACTCGGCTCCCTCACCCACCAGGCCGACCCGGGCAGCCCGTGGTCCGCCTACACCTCGATCCTCCTCCCCTACTGCACCTCGAAGAGCGCGCTGAACGCGATCACCGTGCTCTACGCCAATGAACTGCGCGCCGAAGGGATCCTGGTCAACGCGGTGAGTCCCGGCTACTGCGCGACCGACCTCAACCGCCACACCGGGATACGCACGCCGGAGGAGGGCGCGGCCGTGGCGGTTGCCCTGGCGACTGCGGGCGAGGACGGCCCGACGGGCGCCCTTCTGGCCGAGGACGGGCCGATTCCCTGGTGA
- a CDS encoding LysR family transcriptional regulator has translation MSELEVRELRYFIAVAEELNFSRAAQRLAMAQPPLSKAIAQMESRLGVRLLERTTRQVRLTTAGQVLLDQARIAVDAVHAAARRARRAGQPTPQLVVAVKPGGDAGLLREILAAYRGTGSHLPPPEVVVGGSGEPISMLRDGRADVALLRSPFDGQGLDSQTLVVEPRLAVLPAAHRLAGRRRLRLADLQGEPIPRWKGAAPSATAYYTGCDGAEAGDGHTGSAPADTPEGPLVASVEQLLEVVALGQAVAFLARSTTERHQRPDIAYRPVTGLSPSAVMVAWPETSRSAAVAAFVQAAHDVATHHPDHMVQ, from the coding sequence ATGAGTGAGCTGGAGGTGCGCGAGCTGAGGTACTTCATCGCGGTCGCCGAGGAACTGAACTTCAGCCGGGCCGCGCAACGCCTGGCGATGGCGCAGCCCCCGCTGTCGAAGGCGATCGCTCAGATGGAGTCCCGGCTCGGGGTACGCCTGCTGGAGCGCACCACCCGGCAGGTGAGGCTGACCACCGCCGGTCAGGTGCTGCTCGACCAGGCCCGGATCGCGGTCGACGCAGTGCACGCGGCGGCCCGGCGTGCGCGCCGGGCGGGTCAGCCGACACCCCAGCTCGTCGTGGCGGTCAAGCCTGGAGGCGACGCCGGGCTGCTGCGGGAGATCCTCGCCGCCTACCGGGGAACGGGTTCGCATCTGCCGCCGCCTGAAGTCGTCGTCGGCGGCAGCGGAGAGCCGATCTCCATGCTGCGGGACGGCCGTGCCGACGTAGCGCTGCTGCGCAGCCCGTTCGACGGTCAAGGGCTGGATTCCCAGACGCTCGTGGTCGAGCCGCGACTGGCCGTTCTCCCCGCCGCGCACCGGCTGGCCGGACGCCGGCGACTGCGGCTGGCCGACCTCCAGGGCGAACCGATCCCGCGCTGGAAGGGGGCCGCCCCCTCCGCCACCGCCTACTACACAGGGTGCGACGGAGCAGAAGCAGGCGATGGCCACACAGGCTCGGCGCCGGCCGACACTCCTGAGGGGCCGCTCGTGGCCAGCGTCGAGCAGCTCCTGGAGGTGGTTGCGCTGGGCCAGGCGGTGGCGTTCCTGGCACGCTCCACCACCGAGCGGCACCAGCGCCCGGACATCGCATACCGGCCGGTCACCGGCCTCAGCCCCAGCGCGGTCATGGTCGCCTGGCCGGAGACCTCGCGATCCGCAGCCGTCGCCGCCTTCGTCCAAGCCGCCCACGACGTCGCCACCCACCACCCTGACCACATGGTTCAGTGA
- a CDS encoding GNAT family N-acetyltransferase — translation MNAPVILQAEATPSAPALVLRPWRLEDVAALVEVSRDPALRQWASSVVDNDADGARWVQAQQRGWAAGDRFGFAVFEAQPGSVHEQLVGNVILKEVTSGKPAAEVGYWTAAHARGRGVAPRALEVLTGWAFDTFGAAGLQRLELLHQEDNLASCRVAQKSRYEFDRVLPAAPPTFPLDGHLHIRRMHV, via the coding sequence ATCAACGCCCCCGTCATACTGCAGGCGGAAGCGACGCCGTCTGCTCCCGCTCTTGTCCTTCGACCCTGGCGCCTGGAGGACGTTGCCGCACTGGTCGAGGTGAGCCGGGATCCTGCATTGCGCCAGTGGGCCAGCTCTGTCGTGGACAACGATGCCGACGGGGCACGGTGGGTGCAGGCCCAACAGCGGGGCTGGGCAGCAGGGGACCGGTTCGGCTTCGCCGTCTTCGAGGCACAACCCGGATCAGTTCACGAACAGTTGGTGGGCAACGTGATCCTCAAGGAAGTCACCTCCGGCAAACCTGCAGCGGAGGTGGGCTACTGGACCGCGGCGCACGCTCGCGGTCGGGGCGTGGCCCCCCGCGCTCTAGAGGTTCTCACCGGCTGGGCCTTCGACACCTTCGGGGCCGCCGGGCTGCAACGTCTTGAGCTCCTTCATCAGGAGGACAACCTCGCGTCGTGCCGCGTTGCCCAGAAGAGCCGGTACGAGTTCGACAGAGTCCTGCCCGCCGCGCCGCCCACCTTCCCTCTCGATGGACACCTACACATACGGCGCATGCATGTCTGA
- a CDS encoding MerR family transcriptional regulator, with amino-acid sequence MHDDTLYSIGELAQRTGLTVKTIRFYSDRGIVAPTDRSPAGYRLYNIDAAARLDLVRTLRELGLDLPTIRKVMDRELPFPEVAAAHAEALAVQISTLRLRRAVLTAVAKRGSTPEETDIMHKLAQLSEDERRRLIGDFLDAVFGGLDAAPEFAGVMRSMTPELPDNPEAEQIQAWVELAEMSQDADFRASVRRMAEGQAAEQARSDTTGPRRDIAATVRDQAGPALTAGTAPASPQADPIVAALADHYAHLLGVPDDNELRRRLATRLESVNDPRRERYLQLLAVVNGWPAPESLAPALEWSVQALRVRTQQ; translated from the coding sequence ATGCACGACGACACGCTGTACTCGATCGGCGAGCTGGCCCAGCGGACCGGTCTCACGGTCAAGACCATCCGGTTCTACTCCGATCGCGGAATCGTGGCGCCGACTGACCGGAGCCCTGCCGGCTACCGCCTTTACAACATAGATGCCGCTGCACGCCTGGACCTCGTGCGAACCCTGCGCGAACTGGGACTGGACCTTCCCACGATCCGGAAGGTCATGGACCGGGAGCTCCCATTTCCCGAGGTCGCCGCGGCGCACGCCGAAGCACTGGCGGTACAGATCAGTACCCTGCGCCTGCGGCGCGCGGTACTGACGGCGGTGGCCAAACGCGGGTCCACCCCCGAGGAGACGGACATTATGCACAAGCTTGCTCAGCTCTCCGAGGACGAACGCCGACGTCTGATCGGCGATTTCCTCGACGCTGTCTTCGGCGGTCTTGACGCCGCGCCCGAATTCGCGGGTGTCATGCGCTCGATGACGCCCGAGCTGCCTGACAACCCGGAGGCGGAGCAGATTCAGGCGTGGGTGGAATTGGCTGAGATGTCCCAGGATGCGGATTTCCGGGCCAGCGTGCGACGGATGGCCGAGGGCCAGGCGGCCGAGCAGGCTCGAAGCGACACCACGGGCCCGCGCCGCGACATTGCCGCAACCGTCCGTGACCAGGCCGGCCCGGCCTTGACCGCCGGCACCGCCCCGGCGTCGCCCCAGGCCGATCCAATCGTCGCGGCGCTCGCAGATCACTACGCGCACCTCCTCGGCGTCCCCGACGACAATGAGCTTCGCCGCCGGCTGGCGACTCGGCTGGAGAGCGTGAACGACCCCCGCAGGGAGCGGTACCTCCAGCTGCTCGCAGTGGTCAACGGCTGGCCGGCCCCGGAGAGTTTGGCCCCAGCGTTGGAATGGTCGGTCCAGGCTCTGCGCGTCCGGACACAGCAATGA
- a CDS encoding VOC family protein has translation MAIQRMDNVGIVVEDLDAAIAFFVELGMELEGKAQVEGLVADQCTGLDGVRCDIAMVRTPDGHSRLELAKYRSPAAISDGPRNRPHNILGTHRVMFAVDDLEDTVARLRPHGAELVGEIARFEDSYLLCYVRGPEGIIVGLAEQLR, from the coding sequence ATGGCGATTCAGCGGATGGACAACGTCGGCATCGTCGTCGAGGACCTGGACGCCGCCATCGCGTTCTTCGTGGAACTCGGAATGGAGCTGGAAGGCAAGGCGCAGGTCGAGGGCCTCGTCGCCGACCAGTGCACCGGGCTCGACGGCGTCCGCTGTGACATCGCGATGGTCCGCACCCCGGACGGTCACAGCCGGCTCGAGCTGGCGAAGTACCGTAGCCCCGCGGCGATCAGCGACGGGCCGCGCAACCGGCCGCACAACATTCTGGGCACGCACCGCGTCATGTTCGCCGTCGACGACCTCGAAGACACCGTTGCCCGCCTGCGCCCTCACGGCGCCGAACTCGTCGGCGAGATCGCCCGGTTCGAGGACAGCTATCTGCTCTGCTACGTCCGCGGCCCGGAGGGCATCATCGTCGGTCTGGCCGAGCAATTGCGCTGA
- a CDS encoding YdeI/OmpD-associated family protein, which yields MKFRAHVEPPEPMRGLEVPPEVVAALGAGARPPVTITINGHSWKSRIALLRGRHLLGLSNANRQAAGIATGDEVEIELDLDTEPRVVVEPADFTQALDEDPAARAAYDNLAYSHKREHVRAIESAKKPDTRQRRIEKAIATLRG from the coding sequence ATGAAGTTCCGGGCCCACGTCGAGCCACCCGAGCCCATGCGAGGCCTGGAAGTTCCACCCGAGGTGGTAGCAGCACTCGGCGCGGGCGCACGGCCACCGGTGACGATCACCATCAACGGGCATTCCTGGAAGAGCCGGATCGCCCTCCTGCGCGGCCGCCACCTGCTGGGCCTCAGCAACGCCAACCGGCAAGCCGCAGGCATCGCAACCGGCGACGAGGTCGAGATCGAACTCGACCTCGACACCGAGCCGCGCGTCGTCGTCGAGCCCGCGGACTTCACCCAGGCCCTGGACGAGGACCCCGCCGCTCGCGCGGCCTACGACAACCTCGCCTACAGCCACAAACGCGAGCACGTACGCGCCATCGAAAGCGCAAAGAAACCCGACACACGCCAACGACGCATCGAGAAGGCCATCGCCACCCTCCGGGGCTGA
- a CDS encoding VOC family protein, whose product MKAHVSSILLGVRDMDRAKQFYTEGLGWKIENDFGISVFFASDGASPVGFYSREGLAGQVGTDPEGSGFSGLVLTYVVRSRTRVDEIMTEAQNAGAKILNPAGALPWGGYGGTFADPDGYIWSLGHSTQGTDQPYAE is encoded by the coding sequence ATGAAAGCCCACGTCAGCTCGATCCTCCTCGGTGTCCGCGACATGGACCGGGCCAAGCAGTTCTACACCGAGGGACTCGGCTGGAAGATCGAGAACGACTTCGGGATCTCGGTGTTCTTCGCATCGGACGGCGCCTCCCCGGTCGGTTTCTACAGCCGCGAGGGCCTGGCCGGCCAGGTGGGCACCGACCCGGAGGGCAGCGGCTTCAGCGGACTGGTTCTGACCTACGTCGTCCGCAGCCGGACACGGGTCGACGAGATCATGACGGAAGCCCAGAACGCCGGCGCCAAGATCCTCAACCCCGCCGGCGCCCTGCCCTGGGGCGGATACGGCGGCACCTTCGCCGACCCCGACGGCTACATCTGGAGCCTCGGCCACAGCACCCAGGGAACCGACCAGCCCTACGCCGAATAG